The nucleotide sequence ATCTTGAGCAACTAATCGAGGAGACCCCGCGCGGTAGAAAAATCCCTCGCCCGGCAGACGCCAGTACCACTGACTGTTCCGGCCTTTCCCCTTTTCCCGATTGGTCTTACACCCGAGGCTCTTGAACGCTCGACGGAGCGTAGACCAGCAGATCTCGTTTTCCGCCGCATCCTCCCGGACGATGGTCGAGAGAACCCGTCCGCCACTCAATCGCTCATAAAGCCACCGGGCGGCTCGGTCTCTCTCGTACCGGTGCTCCCGCTCCAATGGCTTTTGCGGCGGCACGGTCACTTCGTCGAGATAATCATCCCCGGTGATCGTGACAGGTTCCGTATCCCAGTGAATCTGGCCGTCCTCCGGCGAGTCCTTTTGCTGTGCACCGTCTTTCTGTGCACCGTCACGCAGCGAGTAACCAAACCCGCGACGGTCCCTCTGGGAAACGGTTTTCAGAGGAATCAGCATCCGTCGATTCCCTTCGTCCAGATCCCGCACGATCATCCAGGCCGAGCGAGCGACCCCCGCGAGCGCCGCCAATCCAAAACCACCCCGTCTCCGAACGGCCCGGACAGTCTCCGCCCCCCCTGAGTTCGAAACAGTCAGAATCGCGACTCCGGTCTGTCTGGCCAGTTCCGCAAGTTGAGCGACGTCCGCCTCCACCTGTGATCGGCCGCGGTGCGATTCGAGATAGAGGTCGACGGGATCAATGACGATCATCCGGATGTCGACGCCCTCGTTCTGCAACCGCTTCAATTCCGTCGCCAGCACGGGCAAATCACGCCGCAACTGAAACGACCACGGACGAATCTCCAGTGGAAAAGGGACGGCTGCCGCCTCGGTCACCGCAGACACGTCTGCATCGGCACCGGGATCACTCGCCAAGGGATCGTCGCAACCGCACAGCGCATACACGCGAGCCAGATCCGCTCCAGCTTCCGCCAGTCGCGGCCGAATCACCTCCGTCAGCAGTTGCGCCGAAGAAAAGACCACCACCGCAGGCCGGG is from Schlesneria sp. DSM 10557 and encodes:
- a CDS encoding AAA family ATPase; protein product: MRRFSNSPPDWAFPDRVAADPVKLDAGLRENRSGGIPERFSAGAARSLNSVGNDRQPKVSLRCLADLVAEPTEWVIEGLIPRGAVTLLAGNAGVGKSRLAVGLMVSVLRGLQGPRAKDTAGDGEIDAGVDRENNTPADLIADSRSALSNCAETDAIAISRSHVAGCSVSDAITRSTAEENPPCSGGSEPVVDCPIDSLPPDDDPLATRPAVVVFSSAQLLTEVIRPRLAEAGADLARVYALCGCDDPLASDPGADADVSAVTEAAAVPFPLEIRPWSFQLRRDLPVLATELKRLQNEGVDIRMIVIDPVDLYLESHRGRSQVEADVAQLAELARQTGVAILTVSNSGGAETVRAVRRRGGFGLAALAGVARSAWMIVRDLDEGNRRMLIPLKTVSQRDRRGFGYSLRDGAQKDGAQQKDSPEDGQIHWDTEPVTITGDDYLDEVTVPPQKPLEREHRYERDRAARWLYERLSGGRVLSTIVREDAAENEICWSTLRRAFKSLGCKTNREKGKGRNSQWYWRLPGEGFFYRAGSPRLVAQDAQGAQREHLIETPEK